Genomic DNA from Peribacillus simplex NBRC 15720 = DSM 1321:
GTCTGCCAAGCGTCCTTAATTGTTTGCCGCTTACCCCATCCGGCCATCCAAGAATGTTATGGTAAGCCTTGGCAATGGAAGAGCGACCTTGAGCAGAATCAATGACGATAATATCATGTTTATATCTTCCGAGCTGGATGGCTGCCTGAATACCGGCTATACCTCCACCAATAATAATGCAATCTGCTTGTTTCATGAATTCACCGCCCATAAATTTGGAATAAACCTAGTGTTATTCTATCTGTAAAAAATATACCACTAGTCGCTGGCGCTTAAACAAAAAAGGAGGAAGTCCGCTGCTGGCAGACCTTCCTCCCTTTCTTTAATGCTTATATCATTGATTCTGTATTGGCTCGAGCCATTCTTGTGCCCAATTTTGAATTTCCTTCATTACCGGTGCAAGAGCCTTGCCTTTTTCAGTTAAAGAATATTCAATCCTGACCGGTGTCTCAGGATATACGTCCCTTTTAACAATACCTTCAATTTCCAAGTCTTTTAAACGTTCAGAAAGAATCCTGCCGCTTATCGGGAATGCAGATTCAATATTACAAAACCGTTGAGGGCCATTAAGTAATTGATTGACAATCAATCCAGTCCAGCGTTTACTCAAGATTTGCATTCCTTTTTCAAATCGTGGACAAAGTGTCGTATTATTCATCATATCACCTCATTATTAATATATTATAATGCATTTACCTCATATGTAACAACTTTACCGATAATTATTTAGTTACTAGAGATGTTATAGTATAAGAAATTTATGAGCTTACTTTTAGTATCATGAAAAGTATCCGCCTCGGAATTGCCACATTTTTTTAAAAATGCGCTTAAAAAAATTGTGTTCTTTAGAGATAACATGAAAAATATGTTATTTTAATATTGAAGTTAAAGTTTTGCAATGGAAGGATCCGTGGGAAAGATGAGTGATTTACTGCAAGAGGCCGTATCCTTTATCAGGACAAGTTACCCGGAATTATTGAAAACTGAAGAGGACATAAATGGCAGGATCGAACAAATTAAAAAGGAAATAAATGAAACAGGCATATATGAACATACAAATGAAGAATTGGTTTATGGTGCTAAATTAGCTTGGCGTAATAGCAATCGATGCATTGGGCGCTTTTTTTGGGAGTCGCTGAGGGTGATTGATAAAAGGATGATTCAAAGCGAAGAAGAAATTGTATCGGCTCTCTTTGATCATATCGAATATGCTACGAATAATGGGAGCATCAGACCTGTGATTACAATTTTCAAACAGAAAGATCGTAATCGAAAAGTGGAGATTTGGAATCATCAGCTTATTCGGTATGCAGGATATGAGACGGAACATGGCGTAATCGGCGATTCAAGTTCAATAGAGTTCACCAAGCAATGTATGGCATTAGGATGGGAAGGGAAATTCGGACCTTTCGATATTTTACCCATTGTAGTCCAATTGGACGGAAAAACCCCTAGTTTTCATGATATACCTGAATGCCTCGTTAAAGAAGTTCAAATCACCCACCCTGAACTGACATGGTTCAAAGATCTTCAAATCAAATGGTATGCAGTTCCAATCATATCTGGTATGAGGCTGGAAATTGGCGGTATTACTTATTCAGCTGCACCATTTAATGGGTGGTACATGGGAACGGAAATCGGTGCCAGGAACCTTGCTGATGAAGAACGCTACAATATGTTACCGGCAATCGGGGAGAGGATGGGCTTGGATATTAAACGTGATTCGAGTTTATGGAAAGATCGAGCCCTTATCGAACTGAATGAAGCAGTCCTTCATTCGTATAAAAAACACGGAGTCAGCATTGTTGATCACCATACAGCAGCTAAACAATTCAAGAAATTCGAAGAAAAAGAACTCTCTTGTGACCGGAAAGTAACGGGGGACTGGACCTGGTTAATTCCACCGGTGTCTCCAGCCACAACACACGTTTTTCATAAGCCATATAACAATGAAATAATGAAACCTAATTTCTTATATCAAATTCCTCCATATAAATAAAGGTTTATAATAACTGGCGTAGGGTATATATATAGCAAGCCAATAAATAAGGGGGAAGGTAATGATGGCATTAGGAAGAAACGTGGTATTACTAGGAGTCGGAGTTGCCGGAGTCTCATTTTTATCGAATAAAACGAACAGAGGTAAAGTGAAGGACATATGGTCCAATGCTAAAGCAAAAACAGTAGGCTTTTGGAATAGGACGGCTTCAGAGCTGGATCCTGTAATTGAAAAGGCAGGTCACCCTGATCCATATGATCATGACGATAATAAAATGGTAGATGAAGGCGCCATGTATGGTGTTCACTATTATAATAATGTTAAGCATGGATAAAGTAATCAGACTCGCTTGGGGATACCCAAGCGTTTTTTTTTTTATATAATTTTCAAATGAAAAAATCAGATAATTGCGAATTCGGAATAGGGATTCATGGTATTAAATTCTTTATTGTGCTTTAAATGAATAAGGATTAAGATTAAAGAATCGAAAGGAAGTGGATACGAGTGAGCAGCAGTTCTTATGATCCTGAACCCAGAAAGAAAGAGGAAGCCAATATGATGCTAGAAGTCGAGACTGTTATTCTCCCTGAGTATCTGCTCGAAGAAGGTAAATAAGGCTTTCTCTATAGAAGAGGAGGTCAAGAAATGATTGAAATCTACAAGACGGATGAAAACCGTCACCTAAACAATATCGAGGACATGACAAGAGGTTCCTGGGTGAACATTGTTGCGCCCACAGAAGCTGAAATAGATTATATATGCACGACTTTGAATTTACCGATTAATTTCATGAAAGATCCGCTGGATGATGAGGAAAGGCCTCGAATCGAAAAAGAGGATGATAATGTTTTAATTATTGTCGACTTCCCATATTTGACCAGGGACGAAGCCGACTTACCGATCTTTGAAACGATTCCCATAGGTATGATCTTTACCAAAGACTGTTTCATTACGGTATCTTTGAAAGAAACACCGATATTGGCGAATTTCAAAAACAATAAGATCAAAGGATTTTTCACCAATAAGAAAACAAGGTTTGCCTTACAATTATTATTTGAGATTTCATCCTATTATTTACGTTACCTGAAACAGATTAACAAGATGACTAATGAAGCAGAACGTGAATTGCATCAGTCCATGAAAAATAAAGAATTATACACTTTCCTTGCTTTGGAAAAAAGCCTGGTTTATTTTACAACATCATTGAAATCCAATCGCGTAGTGCTTGATAAGATCCTCCGTTTTAATTATTTGAAAATGTATGAAGAAGATAAAGAATTACTTGAGGATGTAATCATCGAAAATGCTCAGGCAATCGAAATGGCAGAAGTGTATCTATCCATTCTTAGCGGTATGATGGATGCATTCGCTTCGATCATTTCCAATAATGTCAATAATGCCATGAAGTTTCTAACCTCAGTGACCATTATTTTAACGCTGCCGACGATGGTAGCAAGTTTTTACGGAATGAATGTGGAACTGCCATTTGAACATAATCGGTTTGCTTTCATATTTACATTATTAATTGCCATCACATTGGCGGGCACGACGGCATTCATTTTTTGGAAGAAAAAATATTTTTAAGATAAACCGGCTTATTAAGCCGGTTTTGTTTTATTCTTCAAAAAAATCAGCAAATCCTTCACTGTTAATCCGATCGTTATAAGGGTTCTCATCCTTTACATTCTTTGCATCCAAATTTGTTTTAATCACTAAACGGGGACTCTGTGATGCTTCTCTGATGATACGGTCGTTCAACTCTTTAAAATCCGGTACATTCTTATTGCCGGGTCTGTTTGGTTCCAATAAAACCACCTCCATTAGTATCTTTACAATAAATGATGGGGTGTATTCATGAATATTCTTAGGTTTGGGAAGTATAAAGGACTGAGGAGGAGATCATGATGACCAAATGGAACGAGCAAGCAGCTCTCAATAATAATTTAAGGGCAAGTGATTTAAACCCAGATGGAGCCGATAAAGCAAAAATGGATTCAAAAACAATTGATGGAGATCAATTGAATGATCTAAAGATCCAAAGGGAAATCAGAAAGCAAAATATATAAGAGAAGTCCCTGATCGTCAAAGTAAAACAGCACAGGATCATGCAGAGGAAAACGCTTGGCGGTTAACCAAGCGTTTTTTTTTGCGTATTCCATAGTGGTTTAGGATTCTCTTTTATCATGTACGCTTTTGCTTTTTATGAGAAGAGGGTTGAGTAAAGGACCCGGTTTCTTTCGTAGTGGTACCTTGCCCCTCTACCTGAGAAGAACCTAAACGAGTTTGTGAAGCATCTTTCTTGTTTTTTCCATTCATGTTTATCACCTCGATATTACTTTCCCTATTTCCTTTGCATCCTATACATATATTGAAGGTGAAAAGGACAGGTTAGAAGGTAGAGGAGGTGTGTGTTGATGTCAAGAATCGGTGTTGAAGAATCATTAACGAATATTCAGGAAGTACTTCGTGAAAAAGGTTTTGATGTTGTGGAGATTAAACAAGAAGCTGACGCAAAAAACGTGGATTGTTGTGTGGTAACAGGTTTGGAAAGTAATATTATGGGTATAAGCGATACTTCATTAAAAGCGTCTATCATTGAGGCAAATGGTTTAACGGCTGATGAAGTGTGCCGCGAGGTTGAAAATAAAGTGAACGCCATTCAATAGTTCAAAAAGTGCCTAAACCGATATAGGGTTAGGCACTTTTTCTGTTCGGGGTTACTATGCTATGGAAATTGTCGCAATCAATTCCACCGCTACATTACCTTTGATCGCTTTAGAAATCATACATGAAGTTTCAGCTTTTTCAGCAAGTTTCCTCGCTTTTTCAACCACTTTTTCAGAAGTACCCGATACTAATATGAGTGCAGGGCGATGGATGATTTTCTTGTAGGTGAATACACCATTTGTAACATCCACTAACGCTTCCGATTGCATGGTCAAGCTCACCTTTTCTATATGGGCTCGCTCTAACATGGCAGCAAAGGTAATGATATAGCAGGTCGATGCCGCCCCAAGCAGCATTTCATCGGGATTAGTGCCGATCCCTGGTCCCTCCATATCAGTAGGAATACTTATCTGTGTTTGAAGATTCCCTGAATGAATCGTGCCGATATCATTTCTGCCGCCGGGCCATTCCGCGGTTAAATGAAAGTGATGTATCGTCATTTTTTCAACCTCCTTACTATTCTATAGTGTAAACGATTAAACAGGTTAAGTATCCGATTTTGCTCACTCAGTCGAATAATCCAGCAATCGTACGAATTAAGTTTTGAAACGGCCGAATAATTCGCCAGAAGGCCGAAAAAAGTGTGGAACCGGTCGAATAATCCGCCAAACGGCGTGAAAAAGTAGCTAATCGAACAAATAATCTACCGCTAGGCAGAATTAGTTCCCGTTAGGGCAAAATTTCCACCAGCCGACCGAAGCATTCGAACGGAAAGGTATTATTGATATAAAGGATACATGTTGTTGAAACAAAAGGCAGAGGCATTAGGCTATTTTAAGCACAATATTGGATAGGCTTTTCTATAATGATATAGACGGTTTTATATAAATAATACTTCATTAAGGAAGGGCTGAAAAGTTGACTACATTGAGTAATATGTTCGATTTGACTAATAAAACGGCTATCATTACCGGCGGCGGCAGAGGACTGGGCAAACAGATCGCCATGGCGTTGGGGGAGGCTGGTGCAAATATAGTCATTGCTTCACGAAATCTTCCTGTATGTAAGGAGGTTTGTGAAGACTTGCAAGCGATGGGTGTTAATGCCGTTGCCTTTGAATGTGATATCACGGATGAGAGTGCCATTGACCATGTCGTCCAGGAAACGGTTGCTCAATTCGGCACGATTGATATTCTTGTCAATAATAGCGGTACGTCCTGGTCAGGTCCGCTTTTGGATCTTCCCAAGGATAAGTGGGAAAAAGTATTGAATGTTAATGTTACAGGTACATTCCTGTTTTCACAGGCTGTAGCGAGGGTCATGAAGCAGCAAAATTCCGGAAAAATAATAAATATTGCATCGGTAACTGGTCTTGGCGGGACATTTCCTGAGTTATTGGATACGATCGCTTATAACACCAGTAAGGGTGCCGTCATTACAATGACCAAGGATTTAGGAGTTAAACTTGCTAGATACGGCATCCAAGTCAATGCAATTGCACCTGGATTTTTCCCGACTAAAATCACAAAGGAAATTCTTGGAAAGTCTAACTATGACATATTAGGTAAGACTCCGGCTGGCAGATTTGGCGATGAAGATGATTTAAAGGGTGCCGCCGTATTTTTAGCCTCAAAGGCTTCTGACTATATGGTTGGCCATGTTTTGATCATTGACGGTGGAATATCGGCATTAGTGTAAACGGAAGAGAAAGGAAGGAAGAAATATATGGCGGGAAAATCAAATTTTTATAAAGGGCTTAAATTACTAGGCGCACAAAAAGAGCAACAGCTTAATGGTAAAATTCAGAATTTGCTAAATAATCGTGAGTTAATAGAAGCAATAAGCGACAATGCCCAAATGCAGATTCCAAGAATAAATAGAATGCAGGAAGCCTCAGAAAGAATGTCCATCATCATGAATTCCCCAACAAAAAAAGATGTGGTGAGTGTAGCGAAATTAGTCATCCAGCTCGAAGAAAAAATTGATAGGTTAGAAGAGCTGGTCTCTATACTTGTTGAGGATAGGGGAGGGAACGTCAGAGGTAATTCTTCAGTTCGTAATAAACGCAATGCTTTTTCATCGGGCAGTAAGAAAAAGAAGTCAAGTTGGGAATCCAATGAAATGGATGGGCGTAAAAAAAGGATATCGGATTTTATAAATAACTCCTTATTGTCAAGCTCACAGTTACCTGAGTTCGATTCACTTGGACAGGGGAATTCAAATGTCTAAGCGGAAAGTGCCGAAAAATCAATCCGAATCCATAAATAAATGGAAACATTTTATGGATATTCCCAATCAGCCAATGCCTGAAATGGGACTGACGCCGAAAATAGCGGTGTGGAAAAAAAACAAATCAACGCTTTGGTATTATCCATCAGCACAAAAAAAATATGATGTGCCGGTTTTTCTTATATATTCACTAATCAATACTCCTTTGATTCTTGATTTGTCCCCCGGGAATAGTTTAATAGAATCTTTTGTAAATGAAGGTTTTGATGTGTATTTGCTTGATTTTGGAAGTCCGGGCTTTGAAGATGGTGAAATATCGATCGAAGATTATATCGTCGATTATATTCAAAAAGGAGTACAGCGTGCATTACGCCACTCTGGAGCATCAGAAATTACAGTCATGGGGTTTTGCCTCGGCGGTACAATAGCCGCAATATATGCTGCCATTGCAGACGAGCCAATCAAGAATTTGATCCTCTCCGTTACACCGGTAGATTTCAGTGCCTCAGAATTTTTTGATCAATGGCAGGAAGCGTTAAAGGAAGGTACCGCGGATTTTAACGATACGATTGATATTTATCAAACGATCCCAGCCAGTGCAGTTAAATATGGAATCCGGTTAATTACATCTCCTATCTATATATCACCCTATTTATCTTTATTGAATCAAGCGGATGATGATGAGTACGTTCAAAATTGGCGCCGCTTCAATGCTTGGGCCAATGGGCATGTACCATTATCCGGAGCAGCCGCAAAACAAATAACCAAAGACCTTTTGATAAAAAATAGCTTGGTTAATGGAGGATTTAAGGTAAGGGGAAAAAAAGCTAAGCTTTCGAAAATTGATGCTAGTGTCTTGGTAATAGCGAGTAAGTATGATCGATTGGTCCCGCAGGAAATGATTTATCCGGTAATGAAGCATTTAACATGTAAGGATAAGACATATAGCCTAATAAAAAGTGGACATGCTGCTAAACAATATTCCGGTGTACTCCCATATTATTTGAAAGAATGGCTACCAGGACGTTCTTCACCAATTCAATAGGTTACTAGGGGGATGTGAAATGTACATGTTGAACGCCAGTGAGGATATCAAAATCATGCCGGTTGTAGAGTATATAGGTTTTGCATAATTGATATTTTCAAAATTCTTTGCAACATTTCCGGATTACTAAAGAGAAATAAATGAAAGGGCTGGCTCGTTATTTAGAACCAGCCCTATTGTATCATTGATAATATTTCACACGTTCTTCAAGTGGTGAGAAGTCTTTATCGCCAGGCTCTGCAGTGGGTTTTCCAAAGGGCATTTGTGCGATGAGTTTCCAATCACGTGATATATCCCATGTCTTTCTCACTTCGTCATCGATTAAAGGATTATAATGCTGAAGACTTGCCCCAAACCCTTCAATTTCCAAGGAAGTCCATACGACAAATTGTAAAATGGCAGACGATTGGTTCGACCAAATCGGAAAGTTTTCGGCATACGTTTTGAATTGTTCTTGAAGCCTATCTATAATGGCCTGGTCCTCAAAGAATAAAACCGTACCATAACCATTTATAAATGACTTCATTTTTTCTTCAGTTTTTTCAAAATCTTTGTCACCGACTGCTTTTCTTAATGTTTTTTTCGTTATATCCCATAATTGGTCGTGGCTTTGACCAGTTAAAACAATCACTCTTGCACTTTGGGAGTTGAAAGCGGAAGGGGAATATTGAACGGCATGATCGATAACTTCTTTAATCCTTTTATTAGGAACAACACGTTCCTTGCTAAGGGAATAATAAGAGCGTCTATCTTCAATTGCGCTAAAAAAATCTTTAACCATATATCACACCTCCATTCTTTATACCGATTTATTTTGACCTGATTTTAATATTTTATAATAAGTGAATACGGGTGAAATTATTTGAATGAAAATGGTTGACAAATTTATCACTGTCGTTTATCTTTAAATCAAGATATTTGCATTAAAAGTATTGCGCAGGTTAAATACTTTGAATTCGAGATATTATTTACGGATTAATTAATCACCGTAAGGGGAGATTTATAAAGATAGGAGTGGTACGGATGGAATTAAAAGGATTACATCATGTCTCGGCGATAACAGCTAAAGCGGGAAATAACTTTGAATTCTACACAAAAGTCTTAGGGATGCGATTAATCAAAAAAACGGTGAATCAAGATGATGTTCGTGTGTATCACTTATTTTATGGAGATCAAATTGGTTCACCGGGTACGGAATTGACGTTTTTTGAAATTCCCAATGCTGCCCGCACTCATGAGGGAAACAATAGCATTTCAGAAATTTCTTTAAGGGTGAGGGATGATGAAGCGCTAGGATATTGGAAAAAACGGTTTGTGGAATTCAATGTTGAACATGATGAAATATCGAGCCGTTTTGAAAGGAAGGTGCTTTCTTTTAAAGATCCTGAAGGGCAGAGGCTTCTTCTGGTTTCTGATCAGGATAATAACGGCGTTCAAGGAGGATTACCTTGGGATGGAAGCCCGGTACCGCAAGAGTTTTCCATCCTTGGATTAGGACCAGTAAAACTTACTGTACCCAATATTGAACAAACAGAAAGTGTTCTTACCGAGGTGTTGGGATTCAGGAAATTAGGCACATACCCATCCTCAATTAGGGGGCAAAACCCGATTGTCGTTTACGAGACAGGTGAGGGAGGAACAGGAGCGGAACTTCATATTGAAGAAAGGAATGACATACCTCGGGAAAGGTTGGGGAGGGGTGGAGTACACCATGTTGCCTTCCGGGTGGATAATGAAGAAGAATTGAGAAAATGGATAGAGAAAATTAGTGAATCGAAATTCGTGAACTCGGGATATGTGGATCGCTTTTATTTTCGTTCACTCTATTTTAGGGAGCCGAATGGCATATTATTTGAACTAGCTACTGATGGACCTGGTTTTGCAGTGGATGAAGCAGAGCAGCACCTAGGTGAGAACCTTGCCCTGCCACCTTTTTTAGAATCGAAAAGAAAGGATATTGAATCGAATTTAAAACCATTGAATACAAAATCAACAAATTAATCAACGGGAAAGGAAGTAATCGGCATGCAAAAGCAAAATGCTGGAATACATCATATAACCGCAATTGTAGGCAATCCTCAAGAGAATGTGGATTTTTATGCTGGAGTATTGGGAATGCGTATGGTGAAGAAAACCGTTAATTTTGATGATCCAGGCACCTATCATTTATATTTCGGAGATGAATCAGGTTCACCGGGCTCTATCATCACTTTCTTTCCTTGGCCTGAAGCATACCGAGGGACAATTGGCTCTGGACAAGTGGGGATTACAACATATGCCGTTCCGGAAGGGTCAATGGGCTTCTGGGAAATGCGTTTGGGTAAATTTAACATAGACTTTGAAAAGGTTTCACGTTTCGGTGAGGAATATCTGGAATTTCAAGACCCGCATGGTTTGAAACTTGAACTGGTTGAGCGTAAAGAAGGTAAAAATAGCGAGTGGTCATTCGGCGGTGTACCAGCTGATAAGGCGGTCAAGGGATTCGGTGGTGCTGTATTATTGACCTCAAAACCGATCAAAACGATGGAACTATTAGAGGAAGTGATGGGCCTGCAAAAGATTGGGGAAGAGGGCGATTTCATCCGCTTCAAATCCACATCGGATATCGGAAATTTGATAGATGTTAAAAAAACGGTTTTGCCAAGTGGGAAAATCGGAGTGGGAACTGTCCATCACATTGCATGGCGTGCAAGCGATAATGAAGATCATAAAGAATGGAGGGAGCATATCGCAAGCCATGGCTATGGCGTGACACCCTTTAAAGACCGTCAATACTTCGATGCCATTTATTTTCGGGAAGATGGTGGCATACTCTTTGAAGTTGCCACAGATCCACCTGGCTTTGCTCATGATGAAACGAAGGAAACGATGGGTCGTAAATTAATGCTGCCGCCATGGCTGGAAGAAAAAAGGGAGATCATGGAGAAAACGTTACTGCCGGCAGTGCCGAGAGTACTAGAGGAGGATA
This window encodes:
- a CDS encoding nitric oxide synthase oxygenase, whose product is MSDLLQEAVSFIRTSYPELLKTEEDINGRIEQIKKEINETGIYEHTNEELVYGAKLAWRNSNRCIGRFFWESLRVIDKRMIQSEEEIVSALFDHIEYATNNGSIRPVITIFKQKDRNRKVEIWNHQLIRYAGYETEHGVIGDSSSIEFTKQCMALGWEGKFGPFDILPIVVQLDGKTPSFHDIPECLVKEVQITHPELTWFKDLQIKWYAVPIISGMRLEIGGITYSAAPFNGWYMGTEIGARNLADEERYNMLPAIGERMGLDIKRDSSLWKDRALIELNEAVLHSYKKHGVSIVDHHTAAKQFKKFEEKELSCDRKVTGDWTWLIPPVSPATTHVFHKPYNNEIMKPNFLYQIPPYK
- a CDS encoding winged helix-turn-helix transcriptional regulator; the encoded protein is MNNTTLCPRFEKGMQILSKRWTGLIVNQLLNGPQRFCNIESAFPISGRILSERLKDLEIEGIVKRDVYPETPVRIEYSLTEKGKALAPVMKEIQNWAQEWLEPIQNQ
- a CDS encoding ring-cleaving dioxygenase — encoded protein: MELKGLHHVSAITAKAGNNFEFYTKVLGMRLIKKTVNQDDVRVYHLFYGDQIGSPGTELTFFEIPNAARTHEGNNSISEISLRVRDDEALGYWKKRFVEFNVEHDEISSRFERKVLSFKDPEGQRLLLVSDQDNNGVQGGLPWDGSPVPQEFSILGLGPVKLTVPNIEQTESVLTEVLGFRKLGTYPSSIRGQNPIVVYETGEGGTGAELHIEERNDIPRERLGRGGVHHVAFRVDNEEELRKWIEKISESKFVNSGYVDRFYFRSLYFREPNGILFELATDGPGFAVDEAEQHLGENLALPPFLESKRKDIESNLKPLNTKSTN
- a CDS encoding SDR family oxidoreductase, whose protein sequence is MFDLTNKTAIITGGGRGLGKQIAMALGEAGANIVIASRNLPVCKEVCEDLQAMGVNAVAFECDITDESAIDHVVQETVAQFGTIDILVNNSGTSWSGPLLDLPKDKWEKVLNVNVTGTFLFSQAVARVMKQQNSGKIINIASVTGLGGTFPELLDTIAYNTSKGAVITMTKDLGVKLARYGIQVNAIAPGFFPTKITKEILGKSNYDILGKTPAGRFGDEDDLKGAAVFLASKASDYMVGHVLIIDGGISALV
- a CDS encoding YkuS family protein, which codes for MSRIGVEESLTNIQEVLREKGFDVVEIKQEADAKNVDCCVVTGLESNIMGISDTSLKASIIEANGLTADEVCREVENKVNAIQ
- a CDS encoding nitroreductase family protein, with the translated sequence MVKDFFSAIEDRRSYYSLSKERVVPNKRIKEVIDHAVQYSPSAFNSQSARVIVLTGQSHDQLWDITKKTLRKAVGDKDFEKTEEKMKSFINGYGTVLFFEDQAIIDRLQEQFKTYAENFPIWSNQSSAILQFVVWTSLEIEGFGASLQHYNPLIDDEVRKTWDISRDWKLIAQMPFGKPTAEPGDKDFSPLEERVKYYQ
- a CDS encoding magnesium transporter CorA family protein, with the translated sequence MIEIYKTDENRHLNNIEDMTRGSWVNIVAPTEAEIDYICTTLNLPINFMKDPLDDEERPRIEKEDDNVLIIVDFPYLTRDEADLPIFETIPIGMIFTKDCFITVSLKETPILANFKNNKIKGFFTNKKTRFALQLLFEISSYYLRYLKQINKMTNEAERELHQSMKNKELYTFLALEKSLVYFTTSLKSNRVVLDKILRFNYLKMYEEDKELLEDVIIENAQAIEMAEVYLSILSGMMDAFASIISNNVNNAMKFLTSVTIILTLPTMVASFYGMNVELPFEHNRFAFIFTLLIAITLAGTTAFIFWKKKYF
- a CDS encoding ring-cleaving dioxygenase — protein: MQKQNAGIHHITAIVGNPQENVDFYAGVLGMRMVKKTVNFDDPGTYHLYFGDESGSPGSIITFFPWPEAYRGTIGSGQVGITTYAVPEGSMGFWEMRLGKFNIDFEKVSRFGEEYLEFQDPHGLKLELVERKEGKNSEWSFGGVPADKAVKGFGGAVLLTSKPIKTMELLEEVMGLQKIGEEGDFIRFKSTSDIGNLIDVKKTVLPSGKIGVGTVHHIAWRASDNEDHKEWREHIASHGYGVTPFKDRQYFDAIYFREDGGILFEVATDPPGFAHDETKETMGRKLMLPPWLEEKREIMEKTLLPAVPRVLEEDK
- a CDS encoding alpha/beta fold hydrolase gives rise to the protein MSKRKVPKNQSESINKWKHFMDIPNQPMPEMGLTPKIAVWKKNKSTLWYYPSAQKKYDVPVFLIYSLINTPLILDLSPGNSLIESFVNEGFDVYLLDFGSPGFEDGEISIEDYIVDYIQKGVQRALRHSGASEITVMGFCLGGTIAAIYAAIADEPIKNLILSVTPVDFSASEFFDQWQEALKEGTADFNDTIDIYQTIPASAVKYGIRLITSPIYISPYLSLLNQADDDEYVQNWRRFNAWANGHVPLSGAAAKQITKDLLIKNSLVNGGFKVRGKKAKLSKIDASVLVIASKYDRLVPQEMIYPVMKHLTCKDKTYSLIKSGHAAKQYSGVLPYYLKEWLPGRSSPIQ
- a CDS encoding OsmC family protein codes for the protein MTIHHFHLTAEWPGGRNDIGTIHSGNLQTQISIPTDMEGPGIGTNPDEMLLGAASTCYIITFAAMLERAHIEKVSLTMQSEALVDVTNGVFTYKKIIHRPALILVSGTSEKVVEKARKLAEKAETSCMISKAIKGNVAVELIATISIA
- a CDS encoding YuzL family protein gives rise to the protein MNGKNKKDASQTRLGSSQVEGQGTTTKETGSFTQPSSHKKQKRT